A section of the Acropora muricata isolate sample 2 chromosome 4, ASM3666990v1, whole genome shotgun sequence genome encodes:
- the LOC136913497 gene encoding polyamine-modulated factor 1-like — translation MADEVEVEMEDTVSQLSSSSLKQSTISEKRDETEGRRMESFRKVMNKCLDKIMAAGSQEKFNSCFTSIRERNPLEFKSVVEQLMLQLRSNIEKEIDLMIKQEDLVYFFNELDSIVENSGKRGSRPAWRPSGNPKKDLCNHIMHVKLAYKAQITGMLEKLESENEKLTSDILKKREKLAETEAQMVEATKDLREAAEYCTENPFNKLQEQCVFIHNKMQN, via the exons atggcggatgaagTAGAGGTTGAAATGGAGGACACGGTGTCCCAGTTAAGTTCTTCGTCTCTGAAACAGAGTACCATCTCGGAGAAACGGGATGAAACTGAAGGAAGACGAATGGAATCCTTTAGAAAAGTAATGAATAAATGCTTGGACAAAATCATGGCCGCTGGAAG CCAAGAAAAGTTCAATAGTTGCTTTACTTCCATTAGAGAAAGAAACCCTCTTGAATTTAAAAGTGTTGTTGAGCAGCTGATGCTGCAACTACGCAGCAATATCGAG AAAGAAATTGATTTGATGATAAAACAAGAAGATTTGGTATATTTCTTCAACGAGCTTGATTCTATCGTGGAAAATTCTGGCAAAAGAGGCTCACGGCCTGCctg GAGACCCTCAGGAAATCCCAAGAAAGATCTATGTAATCATATAATGCATGTAAAACTTGCATACAAGGCTCAAATAACAGGCATGCTTGAAAAG CTGGAAAGTGAGAATGAGAAGTTGACAAGTGATATTTTAAAGAAGAGAGAAAAGTTGGCAGAAACCGAAGCACAGATGGTGGAGGCAACTAAAGATTTGAGAGAG GCAGCAGAATATTGCACAGAAAACCCCTTCAACAAGCTGCAAGAACAATGCGTATTTATTCACAACAAGATGCAGAATTGA
- the LOC136913496 gene encoding uncharacterized protein has product MSGYIPRLIAAGDKRISYSVRRTVNSAVKNQSVQVHGFVFDLDGTLTLPVLDFAELRRRLQCPNGVDILTFCNSKSGKDKEKAFHVVEEFEEEGRQNTKLQPGVCELLKFLTQCGLKRALITRNLQPSVDQLFHLLGDPDNYGGPFTHSLTRDFTPTKPDPASLLYICKQWGVHPKSVVMVGDQLQDIQCGKSAGSVTILLNDSKNGDFKKQADFNVDSLDAIISLITSKEMFVVDREDASTDQLT; this is encoded by the exons ATGTCAGGCTACATACCCCGTCTGATTGCAGCTGGTGACAAGAGAATTTCCTACTCAGTCAGAAGAACTGTTAACAGTGCTGTAAAGAATCAGTCAGTCCAGGTACATGGATTTGTTTTCGATCTGGATGGCACTCTTACTCTACCAGTTCTAGACTTTGCTGAACTTCGCCGTAGACTTCAGTGCCCAAATGGTGTAGATATTTTAACGTTCTGCAACTCCAAATCTGGAAAAGATAAAGAGAAAGCTTTTCATGTGGTGGAAGAATTTGAAGAGGAAGGTAGACAGAATACAAAGCTACAGCCAGGTGTTTGTGAGCTTCTTAAGTTCTTGACACAGTGTGGATTGAAGAGAGCTCTTATCACAAGGAATCTGCAGCCATCTGTGGACCAGCTTTTTCATTTGCTGGGTGATCCTGATAATTATGGTGGACCATTTACCCAT TCTCTTACTCGTGATTTCACTCCGACAAAGCCTGACCCTGCATCGCTGTTGTACATTTGCAAGCAGTGGGGAGTACATCCCAAAAGTGTAGTCATGGTTGGTGATCAACTTCAGGACATACAGTGTGGAAAAAGTGCTGGCTCAG TGACAATACTACTCAATGATTCAAAGAATGGGGACTTCAAGAAACAAGCTGACTTCAATGTGGACTCACTGGATGCTATTATTTCTTTGATAACCTCGAAAGAAATGTTCGTAGTGGACAGAGAAGATGCTAGTACAGACCAACTTACTTGA
- the LOC136913493 gene encoding mitochondrial glycine transporter-like, with protein MGTVTQNDLMSLGKAFVAGALSGTCSTLLFQPFDLVKTRLQVERLSLSPAGKLRLGAGNHGMLYTFYSVVRREHIVGLWRGLVPSLSRCVPGIGMYFCTLHGLTQNFGSKEPSLGESVLMGACARTLVGVTLSPVTVLKARYESGVFRYNSMCHALISIWKNEGGKGLYSGLLATVVRDAPFSGIYLMFYTRIKGVAKNGLRTAELNPAETFTCGALAGVLASVITQPPDVVKTRLQLYPHKYSGNGHAVLSILKTDGALGLFKGIVPRTLRKTLVAAFSWTVYEQISRELGLT; from the exons ATGGGAACAGTTACCCAAAATGAT ctgatgTCTTTGGGGAAGGCTTTTGTCGCTGGTGCTTTGAGTGGAACGTGTTCTACGTTACTGTTTCAACCATTTGATTTGGTTAAAACAAGGTTGCAAGTGGAGCGTTTATCGTTGTCACCTGCTGGGAAGCTGAGACTAGG tgctGGCAATCATGGAATGTTGTACACTTTTTACTCAGTGGTCCGGAGGGAACACATTGTTGGTCTTTGGAGAGGTTTAGTTCCA TCTCTATCGAGATGTGTACCTGGGATAGGAATGTACTTCTGTACTCTTCATGGCTTGACACAAAACTTTGGCAG taAGGAACCTTCTTTGGGAGAGTCAGTTCTGATGGGAGCTTGTGCAAGAACTTTAGTTGGAGTAACACTGTCTCCAGTCACTGTACTAAAAGCAAGATATGAG AGTGGTGTTTTCAGGTACAATAGTATGTGCCATGCTCTCATATCAATCTGGAAGAATGAAGGAGGCAAAG GCTTATATAGTGGGCTGTTGGCAACAGTAGTACGGGATGCTCCTTTCTCTGGCATATATCTAATGTTCTATACCAGAATAAAAGGAGTAGCAAAGAACG GACTTAGAACTGCAGAACTGAACCCAGCTGAAACATTCACCTGTGGTGCTTTGGCTGGTGTTCTTGCCTCCGTGATTACACAGCCACCAGATGTGGTGAAAACAAGGCTCCAGTTGTATCCCCATAAGTACAGTGGTAATGGGCATGCTGTCCTGTCTATTTTAAAA acTGATGGAGCATTGGGGCTTTTCAAGGGCATAGTTCCTAGAACACTCAGGAAAACTCTTGTGGCAGCTTTTTCGTGGACAGTTTATGAACAG ATTTCAAGGGAACTTGGGTTAACATGA